The genomic stretch CTTGGAACAGAAGATGTTGCTTGTGTAATTGATGCAAAACATTTGTGTGTAAACTCACGAGGAATCAGAGATATAGAAAGCAGCACAGTAACTGCTGAATTTGGTGGAAAATTTAAAAATGAGAAAACGCGCTTAGAATTCCTAGATTATATTAAATTAGATACCAAATTTTAATCAACCAAATTTTTCATCAATAACCATGAAATTATATCAAGAACAAGAACTAAAAATATACAATTCCCTCACAAACCAAAAAGAAGTTTTTAAACCTATTAATGAAGGTCATGTCGGAATGTATGTGTGCGGCCCCACAGTTTACAGCAATGTTCACTTAGGAAACGTACGTACGTTTATGTCTTTTGATATGATTTTTAGATATCTAACACATTTAGGCTATAAAGTACGCTATGTACGAAATATTACAGATGTTGGACATTTAGAGAATGATGCAGACGAAGGCGAAGACAGAATTGCTAAAAAAGCACGTTTGGAAGAACTGGAACCTATGGAAATTGTGCAACGCTATACCGTTGACTTTCATGAAATTCTACAAAAATTTAATTTCCACCCGCCAAGTATTGAACCAACTGCAACAGGACACATTATTCAGCAAATCGAAATTGTAAAAACGATTCTTGAAAAAGGATATGCTTACGAAGTAAATGGTTCTGTCTATTTTGACGTATTAAAGTTTAATGAAACTCACGAATACGGTAAACTTAGCAATCGAAAAGTAGAAGACTTAGTTCACAATACAAGAGCTTTAGATGGTCAGAGTGATAAAAAAAATCCACAAGATTTTGCACTCTGGAAAAAAGCAGAAGAAAAACACATCATGCATTGGCCTTCTCCTTGGAGTGAAGGTTTTCCGGGTTGGCACTTGGAATGTACTGCAATGAGTACAAAATATTTAGGCGATAAATTTGATATTCACGGTGGCGGAATGGACTTGAAATTTCCACATCACGAATGTGAAATTGCTCAAAATGAAGCTTCAAAAGGAACTTCGCCTGTAAATTACTGGATGCACGCAAATATGTTGACGCTGAATGGTAAGAAAATGGCGAAATCTACTGGAAATAATATTCTTCCTGGAGAAATTTTCTCTGGAAAGAATAAGAACTTAACCAAAGGATTTGCCGCAAGTGTGGCTCGTTTTTTTATGATGCAAGCCAATTATAGAAGTATTCTTGATTTTAGTAATGATGCTTTATTGGCTTCCGAAAAAGGATTCAACAAGTTAATGGAAGCTATAAAAACGCTATACGGTTTGAAACCTGTTGGCGACAAAACTACTTTTAATTTATCAGTTTGGAAACGTGGTTGCTATGACGCATTAAATGACGATTTTAATACACCGATTTTAATTGCCGATTTGTTTGAAGCAGTACGGTTTATCAATCTGTTGAAAGATGGAAAAGAAACTATTTTAGCAGAAGATTTAGCTTCTCTAAAAGAAAGCATGCATGCGTTTGTGTTTGATATCTTAGGATTAGAGCAACAAAGCGGTTCCGATGATGATGGCGATGCACTTTCTGGCGTTGTAGAATTGTTAATCAATTTGCGAAACGAAGCACGCGCTAACAAAGATTTTGCTACTTCAGACAAAATTCGTGATGAACTATTAGCATTAGGAATTCAACTGAAAGATGGAAAAGATGGCACTTCTTTTTCAGTTGAATAACAACTAATTTAAACACAAAAATACATGAGTGACATTGGTATTGTTGCACTAATTGTTGGTGGAATTATCGTTTTGATAAATATTGTCATTCAATTTTCCAATCTGGTAGGAATTATACAATACGCCTTTGCTACAAATTCATTATCCAATTATTGGAAGTATTTTTTCAAAGGAAATTTTAGTGCTCGCGCGTTGATTTCTTCGTTAATCGGATTGGTAATTGCAATTTTTATTTTCTTCCTCATTGCGCCTTTTGTTTTATACAGAAAGTACATCCTGAAAAGAAACGCATAACACCTCAAACTAAATTATTATTAAAAAGATCCTTATATATCCTTTTCTATTAATCATCCGTTTTTACCAAGCGGCAATTTCTCCGTTTACACCTTCGGTATGTCGGTATACGCCAACATGTTCACATTACACCGCAGAAGCATTACAGAAACACGGGTTATTTCGCGGTGGAAAATTAGCCATAAAACGTATTTTTAGTTGCAATCCTTTCGGCGGAAGCGGATACGATCCTGTGCCAGACAAGCTTCATAAAAAGAAGAATTAAATTTCCAATCAGACACCAAATTCAAAGAATTGATCAAGGGTTATATACTAAATTTGGAATCTCGTTATGCAACGAGATTAGTCCAATCAACAACTTTGAATACGTCTTAGATACTGAATCAAGTTCAGCACAAGCTTTTCAAAATTGAGTTTCACTAAAATAACATTCCTTTACGATTTGCTTTCGTTGATTTTCGTTTCGTTTCCCTATATTTACACCTTATAAACAACTCCATATGCACTTTTTAAGTATCCCTTGGAATCCTAGTGAAGTTTTATTTAGCTTGGGTCCAATTCAAATTAGATATTACAGCTTAATGTTCATCATTGCATTCAGTTTAGGATATTACATCTTGAAAAAAATGTATGAACATGCTAATGTTAAGTTAGAATATTTGGATTCATTGTTCATGTATTCCGTAATTGCAACCTTACTTGGCGCACGTTTAGGCGCTGTTATCTTTTATGATTGGCATTATTACCAAGATCATTTAATAGAAATTTTACTCCCAATAAAAGAAGATCCGAATGCAGCTTTATTTGGGTTTATTAATGGCTATAAATTTACAGGATTTGCAGGTTTGGCAAGTCATGGAGGAGCCATCGGAGTTATTTTCGCCATGTATTTACACAGACGAAAACATCAATATAAAAGCTTATTATGGATTTTAGATAGAATTGTAGTTCCTGTAGCCATTGGCGGCGCTTTTGTACGCTTAGGAAACTTCTTTAATTCTGAAATTGTCGGAACGTATACAAACTCTGATTTTGGTGTAATTTTTAAAGCGAATGGAGATACATTACCTCGTCATCCTGCACAATTATATGAAGCAATTTGCTACGTGATTCTGTTTGTTATTTTATGGTTTTTATATTGGAAAACCGATAAGAAAGAAAAACCAGGCTATCTTTTTGGATTGTTTTTAGTGCTGTTATGGACAATACGTTTCTTTGTAGAGTTTGTGAAGAAAGCGCAAGTTGATACACGTGAAGACTGGTTGTTAAGTACAGGACAATGGTTGAGTATTCCATTTGTAATTGTTGGACTTTACTTTATGCTTAGAAAAACGAACAATACAACTCCAGAAACTGCCAAGTCATGAGAAAATTTTTGATCCTTCTTTGTTTCACAATTGCGTTTGTTTCTTGTGATTCAAATCAAAATAAAAAAATAAAAACGGTTGAAATTACGTTTCAAAAAGAAGGTCGATTGACACTTTCTAAAGCTAGTGGAAAAGATATTATTACACTTGACGTTGAACTTGCAGAAACCGATTATGAACGCGAAACAGGCTTAATGCATCGTGCTTCGATGAAAGATACGCAAGGAATGCTTTTTATATTTCCGACCGAGTTTCCTAGAAGTTTTTTTATGAAGAATACGCTGATTCCTTTAGATATTATTTATTTAGATGCGAAGATGAAGATTGTAAGTTTTCAAGAGAATGCAATACCTTTAGACGAAACCGGATTGCCTTCTGAAATTCCTGCCATGTACGTATTAGAAGTGAATGCAGGTTTGGCTGAGAAATGGTTGCTAGAAATTGGTGATGGCATTACACTTTTAAAAAATTAAACTATACTTCTGAAAGTACTTAATATATTTTTTGGCATTGCGTTAGCACTTGGTATTCCGTTTTTTGGCATGCTGATTACTTCAACATTCAATCATGTTCTGCCAGTAGTAGTTTCTTTAATCGCTGTTCCTATTATTGCCATTTATCTTACCCGAATTCCTAAGTATAAAATTATTGGAACTGGCATGCTCATTGGGCTAATTCCGTTGAGTATTCTCGTAGTTACAATTATTACATTGAGTAGACTTCATTAATAAAAAAATACAAGTTCATTTCTTTTTAACATGAGTTCGACATAAGTTTACTCAAATAAAATTCTGAACACATTTTCGCAATAAGTAATAAGTATGTCATTTTCATATCATTATTTTCGTTTTCTTTGCTCGCACAAAGAATACTGAATCAAGTTCAGCACAGGCTTCAACAAAAGAAAGTGCGCTTTTCCAGAGGTATTTTTAGTTTTTCTTTTAGGGAAAAACTAAAACCGCATGAATTTTTCTAAATTTTCTCCAAGGATTCGAAAATTCTTAACGAAAAACCCCTGCTATACTGCGGAAAAGACAAAAAAACACCCTGAAATTTTAGATCGAACTCAGGTTTTTAGTATATTTAGAAAACTTAAATTCACAATTATATGAGCATTTTCCATTATTTATCTTCGGCAGTATTAAAGAAAATAAAAAAGAATCCAGTTTCTGATTCTTCAAAAATACTCGGAGGCGCAACAAATTCTGAAGCTGAACAAAATCATGTAGATTCATATTACCACTCATAATTTTTGTTCTTATCCGTTTGTATACTCACTAAAAACGAAGCGTCTAATATAAAATCTTGTCTAGATTCTGTAAAAGAAATCGCAGACGAAATTATTATATTGGACTCTTTTTCTACGGATGATACAATAGCTATTGCTGAAAATTACACTTCAAAAATTTATTTTAAAGAATGGATTGATGATTTCTCTTTTTCAAGAAATTTCGCAATATCGAAAGCTAATGGCGATTGGATCTTAATTATTGATGCTGATGAAAGGTTTGTATTTGAAACTAATTTCATAGCTAGATTAAAAGCTACAAAAACCAACGCTTTTTCTATTATTAGAAAAGAGATGTACAGACAGCAACATGACTTGAAACAAGTAAAATATCCTGTTACCATCATCCGATTGTTTAAACGAGAAACGAATGCTACGTTTGAATATCCAATTCATGAAAGATTAGACGATTTTTTTACGAAAGAAGGAATCCAAGTTGCATTAAATCAAGATTGTTATTTAGAACATCACATTAGTTTAGACATTGAACATGTTCACTCAAAACAAGAGAACTATTTAGCATTGATAGCTAATTATCTACAGAAAAATCCAACTGATGATTGGTTAACGTATCAAAAAATTAAAACTTTAAAGTACTTCAAGAAAAACGAACAGGTTTTTGATCTGATTAAAACGTTTAAAACCAAAAATCTAAAAATTAGAACTGCCACAACCATTATATTAAGTCAACTATATATGGAAAGTGGAAAATTAGACGATGCAATCAGCACATTAAGAAGTTTGCCAAAACCTAATAATAGTACGATAGTACATATGCTATTGGGAGATTGTTACTTTAAAAAAAAAAGCCTCTTCACGCTTTAAAATATTATCTCAGATTAAAAACTTCAAGCAAATCTATTGACTTTGAGCAAGCAATGTATATCCTTAGCTACTGCGAAAAAGAGGACAAAGTATACAAAATTGCAAGTGTTTTATACACTCTGAAATCATACTTTTTATGTATTCTTTATTTAGATGTAAACAAAAAATACTTACAAGCAGATTCACTACTATTATATGCTTTGATTTTCTTAAAAAAGGATGATAAAAAGCAAGCTTTGAAGTTTATAAGAAAAGCTAGAGAAAAGGATCAATATTGGAAAAAATTGATTGAATTAGAGAATCTATATACATAAATAGTTTCTGAAAGTATTCAACATCCAAAATTAAAAAGGATAGCCAATTGCAAAATTAAAAATTCCGTTACTAGCATCAAATGTATATTTTGTAGTTTCATTTTGTACAGGCGCATGCACTGGCGCTGCCCAATCTAACCTCACAACAAAACCTTGAATATCTACACGCACACCTAAACCAGCACCAATGGCAAGTTCATTTATAAAGTTTGACGTAAACTTTCCGCCTGGCAATTCTGAATTTTCATTGCGCAACCATACATTACCTGCATCTACAAAAAGTGCGCCTTTGAAATACGCATATAACGGAAAACGATACTCTACATTTGCTTCTAATTTTATATCTCCAGAACGATCAAAGTAAGAATTCGTGTCTGTACTTTCTGGCGCATACGTTCCTGGACCAATAGATCGTGTTCTAAACGCACGAATACTGTATGGACCGCCTGAGAAAAATTGTCTAGAAAATGGCAGCACTTCCGAATTCCCATAGGCATATCCAAAACCTCCAGATAGTCTGGTGACTAAAGTTTGCTCATTCCCTAAGTTAAAGTAAAAACGTGCGTCTGCATCAATTTTTGCATATTGCGCAAACTCTACACCTAAGATGGTTTTTTTGCCTGAATCATTTTTTGAACTGAATAAACTTAAAGAGTTTCCAGCGATATCTATGTTTGAACTAAAGTAAAAAGGATTTTTTTTGTTTACATTACTTAATTCATTATACGTGAAATTATATGTTAATCCAGAAATTAATTGTTGTTCAAAACTGTTTTTTAGAAAAGGGTTATCATTTAAAATAGTTTCAAACTCGGGCGTAGTATTTGTCAATTTTATAAAATTCGTACTAATTGGGTTTATGGTATGATATGTAGAAGCGTTTGCATTCCATTGGTATCCAAAACTCGTATTGAAACTACTTAAACTGTATAGTTTGCTTCGGTTCAAATATTCAATGCCTGCACTAATTCTGGTTTTAGGAATATTATATTTAAACTGACCAGACACATCCATTGGGAATAGTAATCTAGGAAAAACAAGATCTGCCGTTAAACCTAGTTGTGTACTGCTCAAACCTGTATTGTTTGCTTTCCCACCTAATTGCGCTTCATACCCAAATTTCCCTGTTATTTTTAATACTTCTCCACCTTTAAAAAGATTTCTATCGGTATAACTCAATGCTAATGCTGGTCCACTAAAGCCATTAGATTTGGCATTTGCTTGCAATTCTGCACTTAATGCGCGTTTATTTAAAGGTGATAAATACACACTGGTGTTTAAATAGCCAATGGTATCATTTTCTGAAATAGGTTTTTCTTCGAACTGAACATTTACAAACTTGTACGTGCCAATGGAAGATAATCGCCTGCTGGTGGCTTTAAATTTCTTTGGGTCATAGAACTGTCCTTTTTCAAAGAGCACAAATGGACGCAATCGTTCTGGTTTAAAAAACAGCGTATCTTGTATAAAATTTACACCTGCAATAGTTGTCGTATCTGCTTGTTGGTAATTGTTAGTTACAGTTGTATTTGGATATACATTTATGGTATTTAATTTGTACGCTACCAATGCTTTTTTGGGAACATTCTTTTTTAAGCGCAGATATAAATCAAAACGTTTGTTTTTGTATTGATTCGTATCAATTTCAAAAATTAAAAAGTCGGCATTAAAGTTATAATACCCTTGTGATTTAAGATTGAAATCTATTCGTTCACGTTCAATTTTAAACTTTGCCAGATTAAAACGTTCTCCTTTTTTAATGAAAGATTCGGGTAAGGTTTTTTGTATTTCCTTGTGAATAGAAAGCGTATCAGTTTCTAATTGATACGTTTCCATGACATAAGGTTGCTTGAGTTCTATAGTATAAATAACTTCACTTTTTTTGCTTCCCTTTTTAATTTCAGAAGTTACTTTACTGTAGAAGAAACCTAAGTTTTCTAGTCTATTGAGAATAAAATTCTCCGTTTTTTTTATGTCTACATCAGATTGATATACAGGATCTTCTCCTAGTTTTTTATTTATGAATCGGTAGATGAATCCTGGGTTACCGTTTTCCACTTTATAGTGTGCTAATAAACCTAACTTTGAGGTATTTGGTTGCGGTCTCAATATAGCTTGAAGCTCCTCTTCTATGATTTTTTGATCTTTTATTTTTTCTTCGGAATCAATTTTGAAAGTCGCACCTTTGTATAACGTTTCATTTTCTGGTATAAAACGTTTTACACTACAAGAATATAGTATAACTGCAAAAAATAACAGTATAAAATAGTTTAGTTTCATTGTTTCGATGTGTCTTTTTTAGTCTTTTCTGCTTCTTTTGTTTTTGCAACTTCTTCTTTGACTTTTTTCGCAAAAAGCTCTTCAAATTTATTGAATTCTTGATTGAATATTAAAGAAATTCCTGTGAGTATAATTTGTCCATCAATAACATTTTCAAAATCATTTTTACGATACGCTTTCAATCGCCATCTTCCATTATCATCAAAAAGATATTGAATGTTTACAGTTCCAACCAAAGGCGTAGTTTGTCCTGCATTTTGCGAATTTTCTTGAATATCAACGCCACTTCCAACTTCTACAATCAGTTTATCATTGAGCAATCGTTTTCTAGCATTTACATCTAATTGTGTTTTATTAGATGGTGCATTTCCTTGGTAATCTGTATAACTATTTAAACCAAAATCCAGTTCAATTCCTGAATTTCCTAGTAATTTATTTGAAAAATTATTCAGTTGGTTGGAGAGTACATTATTTGCATTGTCTCTCGCAATTGACAATGAGCCACCAGAACTTCCATCGTTTGTAGCAGAAGGAAAAAATTGATTTAATACTAATAACGAAAATACTTGTTTGTTAAGTTCGTCTTCTTGTGTATTGAGTTGTTGAACTTGCGCATAAACTGCGCCACCAAGTTCTCCTTGATTATCTTTTGGAATATCAAGATTAAAGGAAATTTCAGGTTTTAGCAATTGCCCTTTTAAATTAAGATACACTAGAAACGGAAGTTTTTGGCGATATTTACTCGTAATATTAGCACTTTCGCTTGTAAGTTTGGTTGCCATTAGGCCAGATGCAGCAGCTTCTATTTTATAAATAGCTCTAATATCCATGTCAGCTTCTAACGGATTTCCACGCCAAATAATACTACTACCTTGCGCAATATCAAAATGTCTTTTTACTAAATTATAGAGACTTACTTCGTAATGTCCACTATCTACTTCGTATTTTCCAGAGAGTGACATATCGCCATTTTCAGAAATACCAAACTTAAAGTTTCCAGTTCCAGATACTTTTAAATTATCGCCAGAACGCTCATCCACAATAATATTAAAAACAGCTTTTTTTGAAACGGTCAATTGTGCATCTATATCATATCCTCTTAATACTGCCGTTGATGACACATCATCTTTTTGATTTGTTAGAATATCATCTGGATTTTTTTTATTTACAAAAATGACAATGCCTTCTTTCTCAACAAGATTCACTTCATCTTCAGGAATGACATACGTAAAATCTGAAGTTTTATTTACCATTAAACTACCACGTACTTTAGGAAGTTTCAATGTGCCATTTATAGAAACATCTGCATCGAGATTGACTTTTCCGTAGAACAAATCATTAGCTTCTTTTGTGGAGTTTAGTACTTCAATATTTTTAGCTTTTAGCGTTAATGCAAATGATGAATTTGATAGGTTTTTTGTAGAAATTTTTCCATCTAAAACAAAAGGATTTTGATTGATGTCCAACATCGTAAATTTATCAAAATAAATACCTGCTTCATCTAGTTTTATAGATTCTTTTGGAAGTGTAAAAGATGCATTAAACGCATTAATTGTTAAACCAGCGTCATTAAATTTTAAAGCACCTAAAAGTTTTGGTTCATTTGTGGAGCCAGTTAGTTTGACGTTCCCTGAAAGATTCCCAGATGTTTTTGACAAATACTTTCCTGCAAATTGGTCTAATGCTTTTAGTTCGAAATTTTTTAAATCGATATCAAAATTAAGTATTGCATCATCTTCATTCGCTATATAATCACCAATAATGGCTACGTTTAAATTGTCTCCTAAGATTGCTAAATTAAGATCGTATTTAGAAGCATCTACTGATTTCGCATCAAGGTTCAACCTACCGAGTGGCACTTCCACAACTTCCAAATTAGTTATATTGGCATTGGCTGTTATTCCAGTATCTCCAAAAGGATATTCTACTACAATTTCTCCATTTAGTTTCCCTGAAGCTAGTATTTTTTCTTGATTAAATAAACTGGTAATGGTACTTAATTCAAAATTTTTAAAATTAAAACCTACATGTTCAATGGTTTTTCCAGGCAACGTATTGCTAACGGTAATTTGTTGCTCGTTTTGGCTCAACTTAAAATCTTTGAATCCTAAATAATTTGTAGTATACGTAATCTTATTATCTGAAAGAATAGACCAGTTTTGTTTGTTAAGAATGAACCCTTTTGGATTGATATGAAAGCTTATACTATCTTTTTGTTTGGTAATTTCAGAAGCAATTTGAATCAAGGTTTCGTCAGCGTCTTTCGCAATAAAATCCGTGTATACTATTTGATCTTTCACGTTTCCTTTTAGACTTATTTTTTGAATTGCCAGCGCTCCAGTTTTTAACGAACCAAGTTTGAAATCGAAATCTAACGTTTCCTTTTCTGCATTTAGTGAAAAATTAAGACTATCAATAATATTTCCGTTATAGGTTATTTTTGACGCAGTTGCATTCGCGATAAGCGAGTTGTTTTCAGCATTAAAATCTACAGTAATCGCTATCGGATTTAAAGATTCTAATTTGGGTAAGAATAAGTCTTTAAGAATAGGAGCTTGTTTTACCGTAGCATTAAATTTCATAGTAATATTTGATGCAACATCAGTTTCGGTAGTTGTAACATCATCCTTAAAATACGTATTAAATTGCTTTTGTAGTTCCGCAATAAGATTTACCACATCGGTGTTTGAAACCAACGAAGCATTTACAGGATTACTTTCAATCTCAAAAGCAGTCGTTTTGTCTGTAAGTTTTGCATAAACAATAATATCGCCCAATAAATAAGGTCTATTGTTCCGAACAGAAATTGCATCTTTGATAATTCCGCTAAATGCTAGGTTACTTGTTGAATTACCTACAATATCTGCTTCCAGCTTAAATTTTGCACGTACATCTTCTTCGGCAAGTCCAAGTGTTTGAAAGTTGACACCTTTTAAATTTAAAATCGTTTGAATTTTGGAAGCAACCGTATCTAACTGAATCAAGTTTACCATTTCAAAATCTAAATTTTCATCTTTGAAGTTTAGGTTCAGATTTCCATTACCATTCGTAATTTTTCCATCTAGTTGCAGTTTTGAAAAATCGTAGTTATTATAGGATAGTTTTTTAAAATCGGTCTTCAATGTTGCATCTAACGTATTGAGACTGTTTCCTTCGCCATTTATTGTAGTTGTAAATGAATAGACGCCTAGTTTTTCATTTTTAAGAATTTTGCCAAGTGCTAAATTATCAACAGCAACACTTCCATTAAAAGCAATGGCTTTCTTGTTTTTAAAATTCCCTTTTATAACAACAGTTCCATCGGAAGTTTTAAGTGTCGCATTCGTTTTAAAATTGGTTAAATTTCCATTAACACTACCTTTTAACTGAAATGTTTCGGGAACTTCAATAGTCAGTATTTCAGGATCAATAAATGTAAAGGCGTCTTTTTTGTTTGATGTGATATTGAAGTTCTTAAAGTCTAGATGTAATGTATTAATATCTAGTGTATTTTTAACGCTTCCTTGGATATTCATCTTTGTATTCGTTCCCCAATTTAATGTCGTTTTAGGTATATTTAGGTTGCTTAAAGTACCATTTAGCTTTAGCGAACCTATTATTTGCTTCTTTGAAAGTTTCGTTATATAGTTATTATTTTTTAGTTCAGGTAGGAAGAAAAAAGCATCTTTTGGGTTTACACTCAAACTCGGAATCGTTGCAGATAATCGACTTAAATCTGGATCTTTAATAAAAGTATTTATTGAGTTATAATTGACAGAAACATTACCAGAAATACTATTATTATTTGTGCGAACAGAAAGATTTTTTAAGATTGTTGACGTGTTATTTAATGCTAACTGCGCACCAAAATTTTTCAATTGAAATCCACTTCGATCTGTAAACGAAATATTTTCTAAAGATGCGCTTGCGTTTCCTGGTTTGTATTCAAATGAATTGGCTTTGAAGTTGAAATCTTCCAATTGAATATTTTCTGCGTTAAAGACGTTTCTAACGGAAGTTGTATTTCCAGTTTTTGCTGTAATTTCAGTATTCAATAGTTCAATATCGTTAGCCATTATTGTCCAATTTGGCCATTCAAAATTTGCAGGTTTTACAACAGTTGTTCCAACAATAGGATTTGATTGTTCAAATGTGATAATTGAATTTTTTAGATTGAAATTAGTTAGGTTGACCGTTTGTGTTTCCAAATCGAATACAGGTATTTTCGAGATTAATTCATCTATCGAAAGATTCATATCTAGGTATTCAGGAACCGAATTATAGGAGATTTGCGTATTTTTTACATCAAGATTTTGGATAGCTATAAATGGCAACTTGATTACTTCTGCAGTAGGATCGACAGGAAATGGTTTCGTTTGTCGGTATTTTATAACGCCATCTTTCAACTGAACACTATTGATGTCAAAATGCATTTGTTCCAAATCGATCGAATTAGTTTCAAGTTTTGCAGTATTTAATTTTACCGCACTTTCAATTCCTAAAATGGCATCAGTATACGTTAGTTCGATGTTTTTGAAATTTAGCTTTCCTAGTGTAATTTTTAATGCTTCTCCAGATGTTTGAGCAATAGAATCTTTCGTGGTGAACGTATCAATTAGAAAATCATAATTAAATTTTGAAATACTATCTTTTCTGTAAATATTCGCTTTTAATCCGTCCGATTCCAACGATTTTAAATTAAATCCATTGCCTTTTATAAGTGGCATTAAAGCGATGGAAGCTTCTAAGCTTTTAGAATATACGAGCGTATCTCCTTTTTTATCTTCTAAATAGAGATCTTCAATTATTAAGTTACCAGAAAAAGTAAGATAGAGTTTTTTAATTTCTACTTTCGTATTGGTTTTGTTTGATATGTAATTAGTTACTTTAGTTACAATAATGCTTTGTCCCCAAGGACTTCTTATGAATAGTATAAGCGCAATAAAAAGGATAAAAAGAGTTAGAATTGTTCTTTTTACGATTTTCCAAAACAACGCTTTTTTTGTTTTTTTTTGCTGCTCCATTAATATGTTATAAAATAAATAGCATTCGTTTTTTGGTTCGATTTAATTTCATCAAAAACAACTATCTTAAAACTTAATCAGTCCACTATTACAAGTAAAGATAATTCTCTGCAAAAATAACACAAAACATTCTTAAACTTTGGAATCATATGTATCAACATTTCTTTCTAGACTAAAATAAATTCTACGGTTTTACCTTATCAACCTTTAGAGTTTGATTTTTAACTTTAGTACTAACTTAAAATTTACAATAGTATGAAAACTAAAAACTTAAACAATTTATCATTAAACAAAAAATCAATTGCAACCTTTACACTAACTGGCGGAAGAGCGCAACCAATAACAAATGTGACAAATATTACTTGTGTTGGAATTTGCGAAAATTCTAAAATTATATGCGATCAAGAATGATCAATACATAGATTTTATTTTTATTTATGAAATGAAAAAGCGTCACTCAAATAAATGAGTGACGCTTTTTGTATATAATTGAATTTATATAATACCGAGATTATTAATCTTCAACTTCTACTAATCCTTTGTTGATGTCACCTTTTTTGATAGTATCAAACATTACTGGTGTTGCAATGAACATAGATGAATATGTACCTACAATTACACCTACGATTAATGCAAACATGAATCCTCTAATAGATTCTCCACCGAAAATAAAGATTGCTAATAAT from Kordia antarctica encodes the following:
- the cysS gene encoding cysteine--tRNA ligase, which encodes MKLYQEQELKIYNSLTNQKEVFKPINEGHVGMYVCGPTVYSNVHLGNVRTFMSFDMIFRYLTHLGYKVRYVRNITDVGHLENDADEGEDRIAKKARLEELEPMEIVQRYTVDFHEILQKFNFHPPSIEPTATGHIIQQIEIVKTILEKGYAYEVNGSVYFDVLKFNETHEYGKLSNRKVEDLVHNTRALDGQSDKKNPQDFALWKKAEEKHIMHWPSPWSEGFPGWHLECTAMSTKYLGDKFDIHGGGMDLKFPHHECEIAQNEASKGTSPVNYWMHANMLTLNGKKMAKSTGNNILPGEIFSGKNKNLTKGFAASVARFFMMQANYRSILDFSNDALLASEKGFNKLMEAIKTLYGLKPVGDKTTFNLSVWKRGCYDALNDDFNTPILIADLFEAVRFINLLKDGKETILAEDLASLKESMHAFVFDILGLEQQSGSDDDGDALSGVVELLINLRNEARANKDFATSDKIRDELLALGIQLKDGKDGTSFSVE
- the yidD gene encoding membrane protein insertion efficiency factor YidD encodes the protein MIKKILIYPFLLIIRFYQAAISPFTPSVCRYTPTCSHYTAEALQKHGLFRGGKLAIKRIFSCNPFGGSGYDPVPDKLHKKKN
- the lgt gene encoding prolipoprotein diacylglyceryl transferase, which codes for MHFLSIPWNPSEVLFSLGPIQIRYYSLMFIIAFSLGYYILKKMYEHANVKLEYLDSLFMYSVIATLLGARLGAVIFYDWHYYQDHLIEILLPIKEDPNAALFGFINGYKFTGFAGLASHGGAIGVIFAMYLHRRKHQYKSLLWILDRIVVPVAIGGAFVRLGNFFNSEIVGTYTNSDFGVIFKANGDTLPRHPAQLYEAICYVILFVILWFLYWKTDKKEKPGYLFGLFLVLLWTIRFFVEFVKKAQVDTREDWLLSTGQWLSIPFVIVGLYFMLRKTNNTTPETAKS
- a CDS encoding DUF192 domain-containing protein, whose product is MRKFLILLCFTIAFVSCDSNQNKKIKTVEITFQKEGRLTLSKASGKDIITLDVELAETDYERETGLMHRASMKDTQGMLFIFPTEFPRSFFMKNTLIPLDIIYLDAKMKIVSFQENAIPLDETGLPSEIPAMYVLEVNAGLAEKWLLEIGDGITLLKN
- a CDS encoding glycosyltransferase family 2 protein; the encoded protein is MFLSVCILTKNEASNIKSCLDSVKEIADEIIILDSFSTDDTIAIAENYTSKIYFKEWIDDFSFSRNFAISKANGDWILIIDADERFVFETNFIARLKATKTNAFSIIRKEMYRQQHDLKQVKYPVTIIRLFKRETNATFEYPIHERLDDFFTKEGIQVALNQDCYLEHHISLDIEHVHSKQENYLALIANYLQKNPTDDWLTYQKIKTLKYFKKNEQVFDLIKTFKTKNLKIRTATTIILSQLYMESGKLDDAISTLRSLPKPNNSTIVHMLLGDCYFKKKSLFTL